Within the Terriglobales bacterium genome, the region CCCAGCCACCCGGCGTCTCGTGCTTCTCGCTGGGCGAGAGCGTGTTCTCCGGGAAATCGATGTCCTTGAAGTTCGTGGTCATGTGCAGCTTGAAGTCACGCACCTGCGCCACCCGCTCGTTGTCGCCGCCGAAATCGTACGACCACCGCTCCAAACCCTGCGAGCGGTATCCGACGTTGAGCTCCGCCGTCTGCCCCGCGGCGACTCTCGCGCTGCCGTGGACGCCGCCCGCATCCGTCCGCGTCGGCACCGCCTTGCCGTCCACCGCGAGCGTCAGGTCGTCGTAGATGGCCTGCGCCGCCGGAAACGTGAGCTTGAACGTGACCTCCTGCTCCTGCGCGCTGTCGTTGCGGACGGTGTACGCGCCCCCGAACGCCACCTTGTACGTGCTGTACCACAGCAGTCCCTTCTGGCGATGTTCCAGCGCGAGGTCCGCCGTCACGTCGCTCGCTTCCAGCGGCAGCGTGAACGTGTCCACCACTTCGACCTCGCGCCGCTCCGTCTTGCCGTTGTCGGTCGCCACCAGGTTCGTCTGCTTGCGCGTGCGCGTCCACGTCGCCGTCGGCGGCGACTGCTTCTGCTGCGTCCCCCAGTTCGACGCGACCTTCTCCTTCAGCCCGCTGCCCATGTCGTAGGTGCGGTTCATGATGGTCGCGCCCAGGATCAGCCACGCCACCGCCGTGCACACGAAGATGAAGATGATGGCCGCCAAACGCTTTGCCATGGAGAACTCCATTGCCTTCCTCCCGTCGCGCCCGCCAGCCTATCAAAGAGTACTTTGCGATGTAAAGCACGATTGGCTGTCAAGCCCCTGCCCGCGCCTCCGCGCCCCCAACTCGCTGATTCCCAGCCACATCCCGTCGCGCGCCCGATGTCCGGTTTCACCCCCGCGATCCGTCATACTGGGAGTAGCAGGGTGTACCTGCCCGAATGTGGGTGCCCACCCCCGGTAGACCCCGGCTCCAGCCGAAGCGCCGGTGTTGCTCGGGTGGGCACCAGATCTTTCACAATTTGAGCTTGCGCCGATAGGGTTACCCTACCCGCAACTCGCTGATCGGATTCAGAATCCCCTCGGGACCCCCCGGGGGAGGGGGTAACGCGTAGATAATCCCGACGTCTCGGGAAACGGGAGACCGCTTCATCGGGATCGACCATTGGGATTCATTGGGATTTTCGCCGCTAACTCACTGATTCCATTGAGAACTCCACCCCAGGGGAAGGGGTATCCCAATGCTCCTCCCAACCCGTTCTCCATCAACGCTTTGTCTTTCGTGGTGGGCGGCGGGTGGCGCAGGTAAGTCCAAGTGATTAGAACGGGGCGCCCCAGACAAAGCGCCCGCCGCGTGCTAGAAACGGCAGCGCTTCAGCCAGAGTCGTGAACCGGGTGAAGAGATGAGCAGACGGCGGCGCCAGCTCTGCGGGGGAGGGCGTGGCGGAGCCGCCGTCGGCTCAGTTCGGGCGCGCGTCACCAGGACGCGAGCCCGAGACACGGCGCTGCAACTCGGAGAGGAACAGGTCGACGCCCTGCGATTGGCCGGAGGCCTGGCGATCGCGCTGCATGGCTTCGAGCATCTGGCGGATGCGGTCCATGCGATAGGTCTGCATGGCGTGCAGGACGTTGTCCTCGGCCTTCTGCTCGGCGGCGAGCAGGTAGGGCCAGAGGAGATGGCGGGAGTGATCGAGGACGCCCTTGAAGGCTTTGAGCAGGGCGTACTGGTTGAGGACGGGGGAGCTGCGTTCGACGGCGAGCGTAGCCATGTCCTGCTCGAGCTCGGCGTTGAGCTCCATCAGTTCGTTGGTGAGTTTTTGCAGACGATCCACGATCGACGTCGGCTTCATGGCGCGTTCTTTCCTGGAGGGCCAGAGTGTTGGCCGAGGGTAGGCGCGGGCGTCGCAGGCGACAAGTTGCCGTTAGGGTGGTGGCCGCATGGCCCTTGTCCTTTGGTAACTAGCTGCGCCAGCGGAGGGTGACGGGTCCCGCGAGCGGGTGGCGGAAGGGCGCGCCGGTGCGCTTGGATTCCAGGTGCGCGGCCTTGAGCTGGAAGTACCACTTGGCGGGCTTGTCGGCGTCGTCGATCAGCATGAGCGAGGGGTTGTGCTTCAGGCCCTCGGACTGCTGGACCATGGTGAGGCGGTCCTGCTCGACGAACTTCCTGCCGAAGAAGCGCGCGACGGTCATGGCGAGCGGGACGTAGCGGAAGATGTTCCAGGCGGCGGCGACGTCGATGCGGCAGCGGTCGCGCGTGATGGGCGTGACGGTGGTGAGCGAGGCGAACCAGTACTTGCCCGCGCGAATGGTCTCGTAGCGCCGGTTGGGCAGGACGAAGTCGATGGTGGTCGTCACGGCGGCGTCGCCGGCGTACCACTGCAGCAGCTTGTAGGGCGCGGAGTTCTTCGAGGGCTGGTGCGCCGACATGCGGAAGCCCAGCGGGATGGGCTCGAAGTGCTTCTGCTTCTCGTGGATGCTCTGGCGGCCGCGCCACCACCAGGCGGCGTGGACGAACGGGCCGTGCGCCGGGTCCATCAGGCCGATGATGCCGTGGTCGACGTTCGACGGCAGCTCGGCCCAGAGATGCGTGCGCTGATAGTCCTCGCTGAACGTCGGCAGCGCGGGCGCGGGGTCGTTCGGCGCTCCTGAGGTGCCGGGATCGGGGAGGAAGACCCAGAGGTAGCCGTCGCGCTCCTCGCACGGGAAGTGGCCGGCGCGGATCTTCGTTGGGTCGAGCTTGTCTTCCTTCGTCAAGGATGGGATCTCGACGCACTGGGCGGAGCAGGCGTCGAACTTCCAGCCGTGGTAACTGCACTGGACGTCCTTGCCGTCGAACCAGCCGTAGCTGAGCGGGATGCCGCGGTGCGGGCAGTTGTCGCGCATGGCGAAGGCGGCGCCCGCATCGGTGCGGCCGAGGACGAGCGGGGTCTCGAGCAGCATGGCGGGCACGAGCTTCCGGGCGCGGACCTGGCCGGAGCGCAGCGCGCGGTACCAGAAGCCGGTCAGCATCTCGCCGGTCGCGGTGAATGGGGAAGGGGACGACACTGCGGGCAGTATAGCGACTACAGATCGCAGATTTCAGATCGCAGAATAGGCCCGGGTCGTGATCCTCGGGCGATCCTGCGATCTGAAATCTGCCATCTGCAATCACGGGGTGGCCGAGCGGTCACGGCCCTTCGGAACCTGTTGGCGGCGGAATATCCGGAAAACACCGGGTTTTGTACCTGTTTCATCGGCGTTGCTGCCGTTGGTTCCCCGGTTCCTGTCCGATTGATAACCGGGAAAGAACGGGCATATAATCCCGCTACTCTGGCTGGTCTCCGTCAGGTTGGGGTCAAGGTGCGGGTCGCCGTGTGGGTAGCGGCGGCCAGAGGACATTTATGCGGAAACACCTTTTACTCGGCCTGATGGCCCTGGTGACGCTGAGCGCGACACAACTCGCGGCGGAGATCATCGCCGTCCAGGAGAACGGGCGCACGGTGTACGTGGACGCGCCGTCGCCGGCCAGGAACCAGCCTGCCACAGCAGCGCCCGGCTACAGCTCGGGCAAAGTCTACATGTACTACTCCAAGAGCGAGCGGCGCTGGAAGCGGGTGCCGCCGGCGCAGGGCGCGACCATGCGCCGGGCGCGCTCTGCCGCCGCCGACGTGGCGCAGTACATCCAGGCGCGGGAGCAGGAGTCGGCGACGGCCGAGCCGGAGAGCAAGGCCAGGGCGGCCACCAGCGAGAACATCGCGGCGGAGCGCGGGATCCAGAAGCCGAAGGGCGAGATCGCGCCGAAGCTGGAGGTGGAAGTGCCGAGCAGCGTGAGTAAGCTGATCACGGCGGAGCAGCTGGACGCGATCATCGAAGAAGCCGCGGCGAAGCACGGCGTGGACTCGAACCTGGTGCGGGCGGTGATCAAGGTGGAATCGAACTTCAACCCGCGGGCAGTGTCGCGCAAGGGAGCGATGGGCCTGATGCAGCTGATGCCCTCGACGGCGCGCAGCCTGCAGGTCAGCAACCCGTTCGACGCGAAGCAGAACGTGGACGGTGGGGTGCGACACCTGAAGAAGCTGCTGGAGGATTTCGACGGCGACGTCACCAAGGCAGCGGCGGCGTACAACGCGGGGGCGGGGGCGGTGAACCGGAACGGCGGCGTCCCGCCGTATGCGGAGACGCGGCAGTACGTGCGGCGGGTGAACCAGCTCTATACGGGCAGCGAGCCGATGAAGCCGGCGTCGGCGCCCATCCGGGTATATCGCGACAAGTACGGCGTGCTCACGTTCACGAACGACTAACCGGGCCTGCGGCGTTCGTCGGGCCCGCGAGGTGTAGCGACGCAGAGTTTGACGAAGGCAGGCCGAATCCGTCGGGCAGCGATCGCGGCGCTCGCCGCGTGCGTATTGCTGGCAGTCCCCGCCAGCGCGAAGCGCCTGACCGTCCAGCAGAAGAAGCAAGCGGCGCTCCAGCACTACGAGAAAGCGGAGCAGATGCGCGAGGCGCTGAACGGGCGTCCGGCGGCGCAGCGCTCGAAGGCGGAATACACCAAGGTCATCAACGCCTACCGGCGGGTGTACTACGTGGCGCCGACATCGTCGAAGGCGCACGAGAGCGTGGTCGCGGTCGCCGAGTTGCTCGCCGACATGGGCCGCACGTTCGGCGACAAGAAGGCGTTCGAGGACGCCATCGGGCAGTACGAGTTCCTGCGCAAGGAGTATCCCGGATCGCGCTACCGGTTTGACGCGCTCTTCACCGAGGGGCAGATCTATGCCGAGGACCTGGACGACGCGGCCAGCGCCAAGGCGAAGTTCGAGGAGTTCCTGAAGGAGCATCCGTATCACCGGCTGGCGGCCGACGCGAAGAAGGCGCTCGACGACCTGGCGGCCGAGGCGAGTGCCAAGAAGAAGGGCATCAAGACGCCGAAGCAGAAAGACAAGGAGCAGGCGCAGGCGGCGCTGGCGGAGCGCGCGAAGGACACGCGCGAGGGCAATCCGGCCAAGCCGGAGCGGACCGGGAAGTATCCGCTGGTGACGGGCATCCGGCACTGGTCGACGCCGGACTACACGCGCGTGGCCATCGACCTGGAAGACGAGGTGAAGTACGAGGCGGGGCGGATCCCCGACCCGGACCGCATCTTCTTCGACCTGCACGGGACGAAGCTGGCGAGCGAGCTGGTCGGCAAGACGTTCGACGTGCAGGACGGGTTCCTGCGGCGCATCCGGATCGCGCAGTACCAGATCGGCGAGACGCGGCTGGTGCTGGATGTGGACGACGTGAGCGACTACTCGGCGTTCCTGCTGCCCAACCCGTACCGGCTGATCGTGGACATCCATGGGAAGAAGCCGACGCAGGTGGTGGCGAAGCAGCAGCCGCCGGCGGAGACGAAGCCGGCGGCGAAGGAGCCGCCGAAGGAAGAGAAGCGTGCGCCGGTGAAAGAAGGCGAGACGGCGAAGCAGCCGCCGGCGGCCAAACCGGCGGAGCCGGAGAAGAAGAAGGCGGAAGAGGAGCGCGAGGTCGCCGCGGTGTCGGGGCCGGCGGTGGAACTGAAGGCGACGGAGAAGCCGACCTCCGGGCCGACGTTCGAGAAGGTGGCGCCGCGCGAGCGGGAAGAGACGAAGTCCGCAAAGGGCAAGGAGAAGCAGCCGAAGGGGGAGTTCCAGGCGACCAAGGCGAAGCCGACGGCGGGCGGCGAGCGGTCGCTGATCCGGGCGCTGGGGCTGAAGATCGGGCGCATCGTGATCGACGCCGGGCACGGCGGGCACGACACCGGGACCATCGGGCCGCGGGGGCTGCAGGAGAAGGACCTGGTGCTCGACGTGGCGCTGCGGCTGGGCAAGCTGGTGGAGCAGCGCATGGGCGCGGAAGTGGTGTACACGCGCGACGACGACACGTTCATTCCGCTGGAGACGCGGACGGCGATCGCGAACAAGGAAGAAGCGGACCTGTTCCTGTCGATCCACGCGAACTCGAGCCGGGACGAGTCGGCGCGGGGCATCGAGACGTATTACCTGAACTTCACGTCGTCGGCGGACGCGCTGGAGGTGGCGGCGCGCGAGAACGCGGTGTCGGAGAGCTCGATCCACGAGCTGCAGGACCTGGTGAAGAAGATCGCGTTGCAGGAGAAGATCGAGGAGTCGCGGGAGTTGGCGGGCGACGTGCAGCACGCGCTGCACGCCGGGCTCTCGCCCAAGAACAAGGGGCTGAAGGACCGCGGGGTGAAGAAGGCGCCGTTCGTGGTGCTGATCGGGGCGAACATGCCGTCGATCCTGGCGGAGATCTCGTTCGTCTCGAACCCGACCGACGAGAAGAAGCTGATGACGCCCGACTACCGGCAGAAGATCGCCGAGTCGCTCTACCGCGGGATGGCGAAGTACGTGAGCGGGCTCGCCGGCGTGAAGGTGGCTGCCAAGCTGCCGGCGAAAGAGAAGGAAGACGGGCAGTAGGGCAGTCCACAGTCCACAGAGGACAGCGACCAAATCCCAACAGATGTTGTCTAATAGAGGATCGTGAGACGCCTCTGGTTCATCCTGTTGCTGCTGGCAGGCGCGGCCTGCGCGGCGGAGAAGTCCGCGCCGGCGCCGCTGCTGCCGGAGCGCTTTGCCGGCTGGGAGAAGAGCGCGGGGAGCGCGAAGGCAAGCCAGGACGCCGGCGTCGCCGACCCGGCGAACGCAATGGTGTTGCAGGAGTTCGGGTTTACGGAGTTCGAATCGGCGACGTACACGCGCCCGGGGCGCACGCTGAAGCTGAAGGCCATCCGGCTGCGCGACCACTCGAGCGCGTACGGCGCGTTCGTGTTCTACAAGACACCCGAGATGCTGACCGAGCAGATCGGCGACCAGGCGGCGAGCTGGAACGAGCACCTGGTGTTCTATCGCGGCGACGTGCTGGTGGACGCGGTATTCGACCGGGCGACGGCGATGTCGCTGGCGGAGCTGCGCGAGCTCGCGGACGCGCTGCCGGTCCAGAAGCAGCCGCAGGGGCAGCCGCCGATCATCGAGTACTTCCCGCGCCAGGCGTACGTCAGGAACACGGTGAAGTACGTGCTGGGCCCGGCGGGGCTGAACGCGATCGCGGCGCCGGTGGGCGCGGAGCTGGTGGACTTCTCGAAGTCGCCGGAGGTCGCCACCGGGCGCTACCGGACGTCGGCAGGCGAGGCGACGCTGACGCTCATCTATTACCCGACGCCGCAGATCGCGGGCGAGCGGCTGCGCGCGATCGAGAGCGCGCTCAATGCGACGCCGGAGGCGCGCAGCGAGAGCGACAACTTCGCGGCGAAGCGGACGGGACCGATCGTCGCGGTCATGACCGGCGCGGTGCCGAACAGCGAGGCGAAGTCGCTGCTGGCGTCCATCTCGTACGATGCCGACGTGACGTGGAACGAAGCGACCAAGCTGGGGCCGCGCGACAACGCGCTCGGGCTGCTGGTAGCGGCGATCAAGCTGAGCGCCATCCTGGTGAGCATCATGCTCGGGCTGGGATTGCTGTACGGGTTGGGACGCTACGCGATGCGGCGCTACATGCCGGGCTACGTGCGGGATTCCGGCGAGATGATCCGGCTGGACCTGGATCCGGCGACCGCGCGGCTGGTGGAGGGGGAGCAGCCGCGGCTGCCCGCGTCGCCGGGTAAGTAGCTGGTTTTCAGCGGGTTGGACGGAAAATGAGCCGGCCTGTGACAAATCCTGTCAAAATCCGGTTGTTGGAGGCTCGATTCTAAGTTGTTGAAAACATTAGTATTTGTGCGGGAAAAATTCCTTGACACCGTTCTTGGGCCGCCCATAAGATTTCGCCAGAAAGTTTTGACGGTGTGCAAACCTCCGTTGGAACTATTCTCCCTTAAAGAAGACGCCGCCCACTGCCGGGCGGCGTTTTCGTTTGATCTCCGTATTCCTTCCGGCGCGAGCGAAAGCTCAACCACGAAGGACACGAAGGGACACGAAGGGGAACAACAGCGCTGCAGAACCGAATGCTAAAATGAATCTCGAAGAGTAACTTCTTCCTGTTGTCACTCCCGCCCGAAGAGCCGACGTAGCTCAGTTGGTAGAGCAGTCGATTCGTAATCGACAGGTCACCGGTTCAAGTCCGGTCGTCGGCTCCAGCTTCCTCCATACATCTGCTTGCGGCCATGGGGGCTCCCTCGCCCGCCGCGGCGGGCTCGGGATGTAAGTCCAAGGCAAGGCCCAATATCAAAAACCAAGGGCGGGCCTGCGGCCCGCCCTTGCTCGAAGGCGCGGCACGGCTGAAGCCGTGCCCTT harbors:
- a CDS encoding inner membrane CreD family protein, producing the protein MAKRLAAIIFIFVCTAVAWLILGATIMNRTYDMGSGLKEKVASNWGTQQKQSPPTATWTRTRKQTNLVATDNGKTERREVEVVDTFTLPLEASDVTADLALEHRQKGLLWYSTYKVAFGGAYTVRNDSAQEQEVTFKLTFPAAQAIYDDLTLAVDGKAVPTRTDAGGVHGSARVAAGQTAELNVGYRSQGLERWSYDFGGDNERVAQVRDFKLHMTTNFKDIDFPENTLSPSEKHETPGGWELDWNYKNLVTGYSIAMAMPEKLQPGPLAGQISFFAPISLFFFFFLMFIITALRGIDLHPMNYFFLAAAFFAFHLLLAYLVDHISIHLAFVISSAVSIFLVISYLRLVVGIRFAAVEAGLAQLVYLVLFSYAFFFKGFTGLAITIGSILTLFVVMQMTGRVNWAEKFAKKPA
- a CDS encoding Rieske 2Fe-2S domain-containing protein, whose amino-acid sequence is MSSPSPFTATGEMLTGFWYRALRSGQVRARKLVPAMLLETPLVLGRTDAGAAFAMRDNCPHRGIPLSYGWFDGKDVQCSYHGWKFDACSAQCVEIPSLTKEDKLDPTKIRAGHFPCEERDGYLWVFLPDPGTSGAPNDPAPALPTFSEDYQRTHLWAELPSNVDHGIIGLMDPAHGPFVHAAWWWRGRQSIHEKQKHFEPIPLGFRMSAHQPSKNSAPYKLLQWYAGDAAVTTTIDFVLPNRRYETIRAGKYWFASLTTVTPITRDRCRIDVAAAWNIFRYVPLAMTVARFFGRKFVEQDRLTMVQQSEGLKHNPSLMLIDDADKPAKWYFQLKAAHLESKRTGAPFRHPLAGPVTLRWRS
- a CDS encoding transglycosylase SLT domain-containing protein: MRKHLLLGLMALVTLSATQLAAEIIAVQENGRTVYVDAPSPARNQPATAAPGYSSGKVYMYYSKSERRWKRVPPAQGATMRRARSAAADVAQYIQAREQESATAEPESKARAATSENIAAERGIQKPKGEIAPKLEVEVPSSVSKLITAEQLDAIIEEAAAKHGVDSNLVRAVIKVESNFNPRAVSRKGAMGLMQLMPSTARSLQVSNPFDAKQNVDGGVRHLKKLLEDFDGDVTKAAAAYNAGAGAVNRNGGVPPYAETRQYVRRVNQLYTGSEPMKPASAPIRVYRDKYGVLTFTND
- a CDS encoding N-acetylmuramoyl-L-alanine amidase: MLAVPASAKRLTVQQKKQAALQHYEKAEQMREALNGRPAAQRSKAEYTKVINAYRRVYYVAPTSSKAHESVVAVAELLADMGRTFGDKKAFEDAIGQYEFLRKEYPGSRYRFDALFTEGQIYAEDLDDAASAKAKFEEFLKEHPYHRLAADAKKALDDLAAEASAKKKGIKTPKQKDKEQAQAALAERAKDTREGNPAKPERTGKYPLVTGIRHWSTPDYTRVAIDLEDEVKYEAGRIPDPDRIFFDLHGTKLASELVGKTFDVQDGFLRRIRIAQYQIGETRLVLDVDDVSDYSAFLLPNPYRLIVDIHGKKPTQVVAKQQPPAETKPAAKEPPKEEKRAPVKEGETAKQPPAAKPAEPEKKKAEEEREVAAVSGPAVELKATEKPTSGPTFEKVAPREREETKSAKGKEKQPKGEFQATKAKPTAGGERSLIRALGLKIGRIVIDAGHGGHDTGTIGPRGLQEKDLVLDVALRLGKLVEQRMGAEVVYTRDDDTFIPLETRTAIANKEEADLFLSIHANSSRDESARGIETYYLNFTSSADALEVAARENAVSESSIHELQDLVKKIALQEKIEESRELAGDVQHALHAGLSPKNKGLKDRGVKKAPFVVLIGANMPSILAEISFVSNPTDEKKLMTPDYRQKIAESLYRGMAKYVSGLAGVKVAAKLPAKEKEDGQ
- a CDS encoding DUF6599 family protein, with product MRRLWFILLLLAGAACAAEKSAPAPLLPERFAGWEKSAGSAKASQDAGVADPANAMVLQEFGFTEFESATYTRPGRTLKLKAIRLRDHSSAYGAFVFYKTPEMLTEQIGDQAASWNEHLVFYRGDVLVDAVFDRATAMSLAELRELADALPVQKQPQGQPPIIEYFPRQAYVRNTVKYVLGPAGLNAIAAPVGAELVDFSKSPEVATGRYRTSAGEATLTLIYYPTPQIAGERLRAIESALNATPEARSESDNFAAKRTGPIVAVMTGAVPNSEAKSLLASISYDADVTWNEATKLGPRDNALGLLVAAIKLSAILVSIMLGLGLLYGLGRYAMRRYMPGYVRDSGEMIRLDLDPATARLVEGEQPRLPASPGK